A stretch of the Theileria equi strain WA chromosome 1, complete sequence genome encodes the following:
- a CDS encoding hypothetical protein (encoded by transcript BEWA_024360A) — MVSYKAALLMGLVRLCHAIDDAIIEKIGRGVGTALNYAVFSKKVAYSSPEDFDPEGETFASFTLAPGDSIKYYCGRPCDRRSGRIKMYPEDPRRQTLAPMVNSGFKDSIKRVLNNFDVFRSDRTLIYYSCDFLGGGYLIQYPRDAIIVSKNLDFSLNFACVFEDVYRWVEIKFKNVMPMPYGCGSGDAELFDNLLPLGGLSSMHHIRYSPVCEIVPEPGMIIGIYCATGETFDGKECFEQRTDEDGDEPLLYDPEFKFTGLASKLHLFKVPKEGFPKDVSFRCKCFNPADQLTSLLKIVSSRESVCDFKASLDEAGGELNKIVAVPCRKELHPGDSLRIITPLDDSVVKYSDLYFTSKFAPGTDTVFAQDLQENVVKAVPLTDVVASTGLSVEVVVAPGDRGYKLEDYDWVAKKRRVAPQEHVIRYKKDSILVLKTEHANLTYEWQLHLAGVMSRDRESIVRRTISVGLIPTDPYTFGCGARDNHIFREDRVDFRIEHWNKFDAKNGRVECTIDAEKMSPVGFYCPRGAVLEPAGCFENVFDENGNVVELNDVTSGARVFRGQHIVGFEVLRTEGSDGKQRMVECKCSDVDGRVLATIKVVVRASYASRFK, encoded by the coding sequence ATGGTGAGCTACAAGGCGGCCTTGTTGATGGGCTTGGTGCGACTTTGCCATGCCATTGACGATGCCATTATAGAAAAAATTGGAAGAGGAGTTGGAACTGCCCTCAACTACGCTGTTTTTAGCAAGAAGGTCGCATATTCCAGTCCCGAGGATTTTGACCCGGAGGGCGAAACTTTTGCGAGCTTCACCCTGGCTCCCGGAGACTCTATAAAGTACTATTGCGGAAGACCATGCGACCGAAGGTCTGGAAGGATTAAAATGTACCCGGAGGACCCGAGAAGACAGACCTTGGCACCCATGGTCAACAGTGGTTTTAAGGATAGCATCAAGCGGGTGCTAAACAACTTTGACGTTTTTAGGAGTGACCGCACTCTCATTTACTATTCTTGTGACTTTTTGGGCGGAGGATACCTGATTCAGTATCCGAGGGACGCCATTATTGTCTCCAAGAATTTGGACTTTTCCCTCAACTTTGCATGCGTGTTTGAAGACGTTTACAGATGGGTGGAAATCaagtttaaaaatgtaatgCCAATGCCCTATGGATGCGGGAGCGGCGATGCAGAGCTTTTTGATAACTTGTTGCCACTGGGTGGATTGAGCTCAATGCATCATATAAGGTACTCTCCTGTTTGCGAAATTGTTCCGGAGCCTGGCATGATTATTGGCATTTACTGCGCGACTGGAGAAACGTTTGATGGCAAGGAATGCTTTGAGCAGCGTACGGATGAGGATGGTGATGAACCGCTCTTGTATGACCCAGAGTTCAAGTTTACTGGACTTGCATCAAAGTTGCATTTGTTTAAAGTGCCAAAGGAGGGGTTTCCCAAGGACGTTTCCTTTAGGTGCAAATGCTTTAATCCGGCTGACCAACTAACTTCTCTGCTGAAAATTGTCTCCTCTAGGGAATCGGTTTGTGATTTCAAGGCAAGTTTGGATGAGGCTGGAGGTGAATTGAATAAGATTGTCGCTGTGCCTTGCCGCAAGGAGCTCCATCCAGGGGATTCTTTGAGAATAATTACTCCCCTTGATGACTCTGTTGTAAAGTACTCTGACTTGTATTTTACCTCCAAATTTGCCCCTGGTACTGATACGGTCTTTGCTCAAGACTTGCAAGAGAATGTTGTCAAGGCTGTACCTCTGACTGATGTAGTGGCATCAACTGGTCTATCTGTTGAAGTTGTCGTTGCTCCAGGTGATAGAGGCTATAAGCTTGAAGACTATGACTGGGTTGCAAAAAAGAGAAGGGTTGCTCCACAAGAGCATGTAATTCGGTACAAGAAGGACTCCATATTGGTCCTCAAGACTGAGCATGCAAATTTGACGTATGAGTGGCAGCTTCACTTGGCTGGTGTAATGTCGAGGGATAGGGAGAGCATTGTGAGGAGAACCATTTCTGTCGGATTGATTCCAACGGATCCCTACACATTTGGTTGTGGAGCACGGGACAACCACATTTTTAGAGAGGATCGGGTGGACTTTAGAATTGAACACTGGAATAAATTTGatgcaaagaatggaagagtggAGTGCACAATTGACGCGGAAAAGATGAGTCCAGTTGGTTTTTATTGCCCAAGGGGTGCAGTGCTGGAACCTGCGGGATGCTTTGAAAATGTCTTTGACGAGAATGGCAATGTTGTTGAACTAAATGATGTAACTAGTGGAGCACGAGTTTTTAGGGGACAACACATTGTCGGTTTTGAAGTTTTACGAACCGAGGGATCTGATGGCAAGCAGAGAATGGTCGAGTGCAAGTGCAGTGATGTCGATGGTAGAGTGTTGGCCACAATAAAGGTTGTTGTACGGGCGTCTTATGCGAGTCGTTTTAAGTAA
- a CDS encoding serine/threonine protein kinase, putative (encoded by transcript BEWA_024370A) → MSGFEVIKLLHYGKCNDVFVSRDAQGNLVAVKRFYKLELENRSDYTNRGGKIVKRDWTQAFKESIDVQRMIECDFCIKLLDVVGDFDAQGGDVEMGALWLQTGA, encoded by the exons ATGTCTGGATTTGAGGTCATCAAACTCCTCCATTACGGCAAGTGCAACGATGTGTTTGTCTCTAGAGACGCTCAAGGGAACCTGGTGGCTGTAAAACGCTTTTACAAGCTGGAACTCGAAAATCGCAGCGACTACACCAACCGCGGAGGCAAAATCGTCAAACGGGACTGGACCCAGGCGTTTAAAGAGTCAATTGACGTCCAACGGATGATTGAATGCGATTTTTGCATCAAACTCTTGGATGTAGTTGGAGATTTTGACGCACAGGGCGGTGACGTTGAAATGG gagctctatggctACAAAcgggagcctaa